One window of Balneolales bacterium ANBcel1 genomic DNA carries:
- a CDS encoding heavy metal translocating P-type ATPase has translation MNTDEKKNDGTPTAAADKHGNPAESGKRSTGDLGNREVQTLTLQVEGMSCASCVANVERALKTVDGVAKADVSLASSEARVESSNTDLSEMIRVVEKAGFSARPLQEFGQGPVRAATRSDATVDEAGNISGEKSRDGSDKQAPTRFPASTVSRFKKRFWVALPLAALVFLMDMGPMAVPAWHNWVAGHLQTWNILQMMLTAVILFYAGSSFFTGAWRSMQHMTADMNSLVAIGTGAAFLFSTYAVFFGREGGMVQPDEVYFETAAIIIALILLGKWMEERARHRGRDAITGLLELAPQKAHRMNGSRIETVPVSEVSEKERLLVKAWEQIPVDGNVVSGFPSVDESMMTGESMPVEKKTGDRVTGGTRNTSASFEMITSHVGADTALARIIQTVRNAQNSKPPIQRLVDKVASIFVPVVLVVALVTFLLWLWAGSPAQAMVNMVAVLVIACPCALGLATPTGLMVSSGRAAQKGILIKDAVTLEEARKVDAVMFDKTGTLTTGVMEVARVIPFDRIRSADNDSADNDSPDDASTIPQDKKERSATRDGDQLLSLAASVERQSDHPIAECIVRHAESKGLLLQEAAFVDTTMGVGITGRVNGQQIDIGSCSNFDSYTDEQMKHIREAQDRGETVLLVRLEQQPAGIITVSDQVRPEAAAVVKRLNAMDIETVMVTGDQRRNALVVAQRLGIDRVEAEVLPDQKAELVKQYQKQGKRVAVVGDGINDAAALVQADLGMALSEGTDLALSSSDITLVGGSLEKVVDALLLSRGTLRIIRQNLFWAFVYNSLGIPLAAAGLLSPMFAAFAMGMSSVSVVANSLRIRKM, from the coding sequence ATGAATACGGATGAGAAAAAAAACGACGGTACCCCGACTGCTGCAGCGGACAAGCATGGCAATCCGGCCGAATCCGGGAAGCGTTCCACTGGAGATTTGGGTAACAGGGAGGTTCAGACACTGACTCTTCAGGTCGAAGGTATGAGCTGCGCTTCCTGCGTAGCTAATGTGGAGCGGGCTTTGAAAACTGTGGATGGCGTTGCAAAGGCGGATGTTTCCCTGGCAAGTTCCGAGGCCAGGGTGGAAAGCAGCAATACGGATCTCAGCGAGATGATCAGGGTTGTGGAAAAAGCCGGGTTTTCTGCCAGGCCTTTGCAGGAATTCGGCCAAGGACCCGTTCGTGCGGCGACCCGGTCAGACGCGACCGTTGACGAGGCCGGCAACATCTCCGGCGAAAAGTCCCGTGACGGCTCTGATAAACAGGCTCCAACCCGATTCCCGGCCTCGACCGTATCGCGTTTCAAAAAGCGTTTTTGGGTGGCATTGCCACTTGCAGCACTGGTATTTCTGATGGATATGGGTCCGATGGCGGTTCCCGCATGGCACAACTGGGTGGCCGGACACCTTCAGACATGGAATATTCTGCAGATGATGCTGACGGCCGTCATCCTTTTTTATGCAGGGTCATCGTTCTTTACCGGAGCCTGGCGCTCCATGCAGCACATGACGGCCGATATGAACAGCCTGGTCGCCATCGGAACCGGCGCCGCCTTTCTGTTCAGTACCTATGCCGTGTTTTTTGGCCGCGAAGGTGGCATGGTCCAGCCCGATGAGGTTTATTTCGAAACCGCCGCGATAATTATCGCACTCATCCTGCTGGGCAAGTGGATGGAGGAACGGGCCCGGCACAGAGGCAGAGACGCCATCACCGGACTTCTGGAGCTGGCTCCGCAAAAAGCGCATCGCATGAATGGAAGTCGGATCGAAACCGTCCCGGTCAGCGAAGTTAGTGAAAAAGAGAGGCTGCTGGTAAAAGCCTGGGAGCAGATTCCGGTCGACGGAAACGTGGTTTCCGGATTTCCGAGCGTCGATGAGTCGATGATGACCGGGGAGAGCATGCCGGTTGAAAAAAAGACCGGAGACCGGGTGACCGGCGGCACCCGCAATACCTCTGCCTCCTTTGAGATGATCACATCCCATGTTGGTGCCGATACCGCCCTGGCCCGCATCATCCAAACCGTTCGAAATGCCCAGAACTCCAAACCTCCCATCCAGCGCCTGGTTGACAAGGTGGCATCCATATTTGTTCCGGTAGTGCTGGTTGTGGCGCTGGTGACCTTCCTGCTGTGGCTTTGGGCCGGGAGTCCGGCTCAGGCCATGGTGAACATGGTCGCGGTTCTGGTGATTGCCTGCCCCTGCGCGCTTGGTCTCGCTACCCCCACAGGGTTGATGGTCAGCTCTGGTCGCGCCGCTCAGAAAGGCATCCTCATCAAGGATGCGGTAACGCTGGAGGAAGCGCGCAAGGTAGACGCTGTGATGTTCGACAAGACGGGCACATTGACCACAGGCGTGATGGAGGTGGCCCGGGTGATTCCGTTTGATCGGATCCGAAGCGCGGACAACGATAGCGCGGATAACGACAGTCCGGATGACGCCAGCACCATCCCGCAGGATAAAAAGGAGCGTTCCGCAACCCGTGATGGCGATCAGCTGCTTTCCCTTGCCGCCTCGGTGGAGCGCCAGTCGGATCACCCCATTGCCGAATGCATTGTTCGCCATGCCGAGTCAAAAGGCCTGTTGCTGCAGGAGGCGGCCTTCGTTGATACCACCATGGGAGTCGGTATCACCGGGCGGGTCAACGGGCAGCAGATCGATATCGGATCCTGTTCGAATTTTGATTCCTATACGGATGAGCAAATGAAGCATATCCGGGAAGCCCAGGATCGGGGAGAAACCGTGTTGCTGGTCAGGCTGGAACAGCAGCCCGCCGGCATCATTACCGTATCCGACCAGGTGCGCCCCGAAGCGGCGGCCGTTGTAAAACGCCTGAATGCAATGGACATTGAGACGGTTATGGTTACCGGTGACCAGCGGCGCAACGCGCTTGTAGTGGCACAACGCCTGGGAATCGACAGAGTGGAGGCCGAAGTGCTCCCGGACCAGAAAGCGGAACTGGTGAAGCAGTATCAGAAACAGGGTAAGCGGGTCGCCGTCGTTGGTGACGGGATCAACGACGCCGCGGCACTGGTACAGGCCGACCTGGGTATGGCGCTTTCGGAAGGGACCGATCTTGCCCTCTCCTCTTCCGACATCACGCTTGTCGGAGGAAGCCTGGAAAAAGTGGTGGATGCGCTGTTGCTCTCGCGAGGTACCCTGCGCATCATCCGTCAGAATCTTTTCTGGGCGTTTGTTTACAATTCGCTCGGCATACCGCTGGCCGCCGCCGGTCTGCTCAGTCCCATGTTCGCCGCCTTTGCAATGGGCATGAGCTCGGTGAGCGTGGTAGCCAACAGCCTGCGTATCAGGAAAATGTAA